The Arachis hypogaea cultivar Tifrunner chromosome 14, arahy.Tifrunner.gnm2.J5K5, whole genome shotgun sequence DNA window GAGCTCACAAGACTTTCCACTTTCATCAGCCGGGGTTGTTTTAACGGGTGTGACTTGATTCATGTGGCCGGCTATAGCATTCTGTTGCAAAATTTAAATCAGTCAAACTAGCTGTATAAATAATAAGTTATGAAGAAGTTTGTCAGGCCGCTGTGTTTTTAGTTATTTAACTTAGCTTCTGAGTGTTATCACTTATCAGGTTGGTCTTTTACCAGCTGTAATGTTTTTGTACAGCAGTACTCAAGCTAATATTATGTGTATAAATATGATGAATAAATTAGTGTTTTAAGTTAATCTATTCCAAGGAATCATTAGTTTACtggatttcttttccttttgtgtAAAGCACGTGATCTTTTCAAGAGATTTTCCTGAGACATCTTTATCGGTTGGAACGCTTCACtctattgatttttcttttttcaccaGTTAGTTTTCATCTTGTAAATAGAATCTTTTCTCCCCCTACCTTTTGTATACTTGTCTCTTCATCTCAATGACATTCTTCTTTTATCAAACAAGGGATTTTTTTGTGggggggggaggggaggggaggggaggggatgGTTGTGGATTAACTATCTTGAGCAATCAATAAATCAGTGTTCAAAGTTTTATACAAAGGATAGTATTGTATGCGTACACTTGAAGTCAGAGGAGATTGCCGAACAACAATAGGTGGTGGAACATTAAATCCTGAAAAGAACTTTAGATTAGAAAAGAAGATGAAATAGAAGTGAAATATCACCTGAGCAGTCAATTACATAAAACTGAATGATACCTTTATGTTTATCATCACTGGAGACCCTATTGATGGTGCCATTCTTCTCTTCTCGAGGATAATTCTTGAGAACATCCTGAAACAATTGCAAATGATAATCAATAATGCAACCAAAAAATCTGGTTTTGGAGGATTCTTATCCTCCATGGTCTTTGTACTCTGTTTCCTTCTAATACTTTTATTACCAAGACCCAAAAAACAAGGATTGCATAGACAAAGCAGTGCATTTATATTCCCCAATTATATTATGGTCAACGGATAAATAAGTCTTGTTTCTCTGGAGAATTTAAAAGGTTGAAGTAGACTTTAGGAAGAATAGAAGATATTAGGTCGACTAATATTATGATATTAATTAGTTTAGTCCTATCTAAATCGTAGCTTGTAATTCATCTTACATATCCAGTAAAATAgaaccaaaagaagaaaaaataacctAACACCAACCCAAAAAGTAAGGAtgccaaaataaaatttaaatctaataatttagaaatttttaGTGAACCTCATGAGTAGGGGTAACATTTATCTGCAAAAACTCATTCCCTGGAGGAGTGATATCCTTAAGCTATGCAAGCATAACAACCCCCTTGTGCCTAAGACTAGACATCTAGAATGTAAAGTTCATAAGATTGGACATTTGAGGCCGGCTCCACAATAAAATATCAATCACAAGATAAACTCTAATACTATCTTAAGTTTGCGAACCTAACTCTACCCAAAACCTAGCTAGAGGGGAAGAGATGCTCCTATGCATAAGATGACTATCTTAACCATATCCTTCAGCAATGAGACCCAAAAATCAACATAAAACTAATAGAACAGAGTCAAACTTTAAAAGTAAGCTCAATATTCACTTGTCCTTAGCTCCTAAAAGTTACCTAGTTCTGATGTTACTAATCTTCTCAACTAAGATAAATCGGTAAAATAAACCTTGAGATGACCATCATTTTAGATGCATTAATTAATAAAACCTTTGGTTCTCTATTATCAAGTCGTTTATCTTGCCAGCAGTTTCAAGTTTGTAGGCTTCTCGCCCTTATGTTATTCTCTCTCATAAAATGTGTGTTGCATAGACCTATTTCTGAAACAATTAAAACTCTATCTTTTCAAGGTGTCCAATTTTCATGGAAAGTTTATTTGGCAAATGTGGTGAAACACTAGGTATACACTATGCTTTGGAACAGTTGGTAAACATCATTAACCTCCAAGCCTGTCCCCACTAAGAATACACAAATAAATACTTCTCATTCATGAACAGGTATATATGAGGAAATCGATCATTTATACTCAATATTTTATCCTTAAATGCTCTGAATTAAGAAGTATAAAATTTAACCACCAGAGTATTATGCAGAGAACCTTTGGAAGTGTTGGCTCAAACTTTGTGATTAGTTCCTCCACATGCTTCGATTGATCTCCctacaaaagaaattaaagaaacataGCATTCATTTGGAATTTTTGGGGATAACCAATATCATATGTTTTGGATGTCTTTGTTAAAAGTTCTTCAGGTTATGCACCGGCTATACATTAGTTTGGACTTCATTATTATCCTAAGAAAAAGATTAATTGTTCCCCCATTTTCTTCACTCTAGAAAATGCCCCATCATTCAATTAATACACGTCCATGATAAATGAAATCTTAAAACTACTTGCCCCACATTAATAAGTAGGGAACATCGACCACAATAAAATAAACGGCCACAATGACCTATGATGTTCCAAAGAAGATTGCTAGACAAATGTTGTGCATACCTCAGTTCTATTGCGGTTACGGCTGGAATCATGCCGATCGAAGCTTTCAAGACCCTTACTCTGGTTTGAATAACCATGGACAAGAAGGCAAAAAACACATCAGCATCAACAACAAAATCAAGCATCACCTTGAAAAAACTGTTTATATCAAATGAATCACAGCTACATTTAAATGCTTACCGATGGAGAACCTCTCTGTTCATATATATaccctgcaaaaaaaaaaaaaaaaaaatcaggcaGGCCACATCTTTTTCATGAGTGGAAGTTCCATAATTATAACCATGATCCAACAAAAACCATTCCAAACAAATAGAGCTTTACAGGTACAAGAAAAGGTCGGATCCATATTATACAGCACTTCTAAACGATTCACATTATTATAACACAGACAAGAACTTATGAACCAGTAAATTCCGCTAACACACCCACATAACAAACAGTTTAACACCAACAAATTGAAACTAAAGCTTACAGTGTCAAATTCCACTACTGTAAGATACATAATCATATACACACATTATAGTTTCCAAAGTAGAACCAAACGTTGGATCTGCAGTACACTGCATTTGCGAACGATGTGCAGTATCATAACACACTGAAGTTACAAGCTAGTTAATTCAAGATTACCGCTAACATTTACACCTAAAGTTTCAAATTCCACTACACTAAGACACATAATTACGAAGACGCATCACAGTTTGGGAACCATAAAAAAAGTTGGATCTACATTATAGTTCATCAAAACTCAGCGAGACACAAAGTTAAAGCCTGGAATTCCGCTACGCCAAGACAACACAATCACGAACACACATAGAAGCTTCTGGAATCAGAACAGAAAGGAGTTGGATCTAGAGTGCATTGCATTTTGCGAAGGGAGATCGGTGCGGATCTCGCGGGAACAATCAATgcggggaagagagagagaggagagagaatgtAACGGATCTCGGCGAGTTTGGAatggatcaagagaagagagAGTGAGAGTGTTACCGGAAGAGTGGAAACCGTTGTGGAGGCCGAGGAGGAAGACGAGTGGGACGAGCATGGAGAGAATGACGAGGCCGAGAACCGCAATCACGAACCCTCGCCACCGCCTCTTCGCCGGAACTGAGTAAGAAGGAACCGCGCCCATGGCACCACCTCCACCACCGCTCTTCATCTTCTTCGTGTTTGCGTGTTCCTGTTTGTGTTCCTCTCTTTCCGTGCTTCTTCCTTCCCTttactctcttcttcttctcctcctctgtGCGTGTTTCTCTCTCTTGatgagctttttatttttcttattattttttttaatttcttttcgctaatgacttctttttcttcttttcttaattaattaattagttaatataaatataataattaatcaagAGTGTGCGAGTGTAGCAGTAATATAAACTATAATCACAAGTGGCGAATTTAGTTTAGCATAATCATTAATTGATGTAATGAATCCGAAGCACACATCTAGAATGAAAGTAACCAACATGGTTCCAATTGGGCACTCTCACTTTCAATTCACCTCCACCTCACCCTTATGCCTTATCAATCATTTGCTATGCCTCCAACTCTCTGTGTCTGCCTTACctcataaatattaaataaacatagaTTTGGGTCCatgagataattttttttttttatattattattgaacCACTAAAATCCGAACTTAATAATTATCTTCTTGTCTTTTGTTTtcataagaatttgaaaatctaAATAGAGTCTAAATATGTTTTCTATCGTTACACtaatttgttatttacttttctagtCATAACCATACTATTTTAAAATCATGCTacgtaaatattaaaaattaattatcagctattatataaaaatatgtataaaacaaataatttttttatactcatatttataataaaatttcacaaataatatgataaaattaacTTCACCATTATAATAAagtttatatttataatcaaaatataaacaaaaatacaaaattatattaGTAGGTGtcttttaatattcataaaatatttgattatttcatTGTAAAAATATTTGAGTATTCTCTAAAAAGATTATGATTATTTTAGTAGTTAGttgttcaaaatatatatataacatgtataaatatacataaatatagaATGActgattttgtaattattttttatattttataaatattttaattttctttttcttattgaaatttgtgattttttcatttttgttattCTCTTTAAGAATGCTGTTTATTATCCCTTTTGTAATATTTTTGTTCTAATACTTTTTTAATGATATCTCAAATTGCTCTCTAAAATTTATTGTCTTGGATAAATTAGtccttaataaaaataattgacaaAGTAGTCCCTAAATTTTTAGAATattacatttttgaaaatttttcattaaCAAAATTCCAAAATCTTAAAACATGCCAATATAAAATCTTTAGTGTTGTTCGTGTATGACTGAAAGATTTGATGTATAGTTCATCCAAATGAGATTCAACCAGCACTTCTCTTTTGATGGAAGAGATATACCTTGGTGATGTAAACCGCAGAGTATATATACCTATAAAAGTATTTTGACACTTTAAGTCTTAAGACATCAATGATTATAATATTCAATTTCAACTTTGAGACATTTTCACTACTTACTACTTTTAATTATTTGAAGAGCAACAATAAATGCCTACCCAAGTCATTGTTTCTTAGTACTAACTATGGGAATTTAGCAAGTCCATGTTACTGGATTGAGTTTCCATCCACTATACCTAGAAAACATAAATTCTCGCTAACGATAAGAAAGTCGTTAGTCGTGTATTTAATTGGACAACTTTATAGTTTAAATTCTAAAACTTACTTCTCATTAGGTAAACAATCACTGCATTATGTTACTCCTTACTAGTGTAATGTCATATTGAATTTGGTCAAGCCATAAATCATTACCTATTAATGACACAATTTTGTTCAATCCAAATCATACCCAAAGAAAACTGATACTTCCACGATTGGTTTACAGCGCCTGAAATTGTAGATTCTACTCCTTATGTAAATTGACTAAATTCTATAATAGTAGGCAACAACGAAATTTCTAAATGAAATATAGATCGTAACACTCTTGAGTCTTGTCAAATAGCTTTCTTTTGGAACATGGATAAGGAGCATTCtattaatggaatttattttaAGGCATTCTTTCACCCTCTTCCATGGagtaaatattttgtgtttcatgGAGATCTCATTCATTGAGATtgagagcgagagagagagaggacaAGACCatggagaaaacaaaaattaacccttacaaaaaataaaaaataatgagaaaaaaaaggaaggagAGACCAAGAGAGCTTGACAAAGTAAACAAACACATGGGGTAAATGACTCGTGAATggaagatatttaattatttacaacaaaaacaacaataacaaaatcTTATTCCACTAGCTGGGACCGGCTATATAGATCAAACAACGTCATTGAAccctattatatattatatttacagTGAGACTGTTTACACACGGATCTTTTTTTATTACCTTATGTATCATGTTTGCAGATATTTACAACAATGACtcggaagaaaaaataaaaaaatgtgtatGACCAATAActagtaaaaaagaaaaagaaaaattgaacaaCAGAAGAATCCTCATCATACAGTTCCTAATCCTGTTACAAGGATATTTTTGCACACGTCTACCCTCTCCAGATCCCCTCACCCAGAAAGAGTCTAGTACACTAATTGTTCGTAATCCTAACTGAGAAAGCTATAACATTTCCGGGAATTTAATACATTTACAGGTCAAAACCTTCATCTGAAATTCGGACAAGAGCCCCTCACAAAAGAACAACATTGATCATACCTGTACAAACAAATTGCCGCCTGCGAGATCAGATTATTTACAAGCTGTGGCAATGTTAGCTCTCAGCAATCTTGGGAGTCGAAGTCGGGTCTTAATGGATACTCAAGACCCTGAAGAGCTGGCATCCTTCGTATATCTTCTTCCGCATAAGCAGGGATAAACCAGTATCTCTTGTCTGTCCCAAAAACCTGGTTCCAAGCACCATCATAAATATAGATCAGAATGTAGAAGCTTCAAGATTCTAAATTAATAATGATAGGCTGAGGAGCTCCAGCCACCATGTATATAAAACatagaattaaaaatatataattaggtCAGTAGGAAATATAAAACTCCATGTCATGTTGACAAACGTTTTCATCATCCGCTATAATTTTGGCAGGGGGAGCATCATAATTTCCTATTTCCACATATCCAGGTATAGCTGCAAGTTTGTTCCTGATGCAGCAATATCCTATATTATTTCTATCGAGAAGATAGCATAACTTTTCAGTCCCTGCCATTTTTATAACCTTAAACTATTATCTATATATCAGTACCTTTTTAGCTAATTTGGAATGCTTTCTCTACAGTTTGTTCTGGTGCCATTGGATTAATTAGTGTGAGATTTGTGAATGTGAACATTAAAACATGAGCTAAAACTAATTATCAAAGAATTTATTTTTTGGGGTATCAATTTAAAATCAAcctaaaataaatctaaaaaagaaattaaaaataaacagtGCCCAGTATGATAAAAGAATAAGATGCAAAGACCTGTTCAAAATTTTTTCTAGTACCAAGGTCATAACGCCATTTTGGAGTAGTTTTCTTCTCGTATGCCTTCTCACAACAAGAAAAGAACTGTGTCAGTACCGATTATCCTGTAATAAGGATCAGAATTTCCAAAAACTACACAGAAGAAAGACAGGATATTTTCACAATAAGCAATTCATAGGTGCACAGACACCCAAATGGCATTTATCTTTGTCAAAATGGCTAGTTCATGCAGCTTCAAAGATTCACAACTTTAAATGTGCTAGCTTTTTTCCATTGCGAGCTTCTAGAACTGATTTTGGGACATCAGAATAAAATTTGCCTTTTTATGTTGTGATTCATCACCTCCAAAATCAATTCATACCTCTAGAATTGAACATGGAGAAGTAACAAATTTTTACTTTTTGTCAAAATCACTTCTAGGAAAGCTACCAAATATAGATCActtttcttcaaaatcaattctacaaAAGTGGAACGAAACACAGACAGATATTGTCATCTAGGTAAATAGTTTATTACTTTATTCTGGGTAAAAGACCAGAAGAACGAAAGGGATTACTTTCCCAAGAAAGGAATAAGCCCCAGTAGTGCAAACAAGTTCATAAGTTTAGGGTTTAAATATCCAAAGTTAAAGAGGGAACAAAACTCATGAAACATGCAAAACTTTACCTCAATAGTAGTTGTATTTGCAGCTACTAGTGATAGGTGCATGATTAGAAATCCGAAGACACTCAACGAAAAGGCCAGATTCAAAACTGCAATTAATTCAACAGTGTTATAAAAATTCAAACACGAAATGAACAGCTAAATCAGAAAGCATGTTTTAAAATTGAAAACTCTACCAAAAGTAAGGAAAGTTGTGGCAAGTGTGCCAGGTGTTCCGGGAATTTCTTCGTCAGTAAAGAATGCTATGAAATATGGCAGTAATGATATAGTCACAAGAGTAGTCTCAAGAAAGGTGTAAAACTGCAATAAGATGtaagataataatataattactATAAGACATTTGATACCAGGAGCTTAAAAATTATGCAACAACTTCAAAGCCATTCATTTTATGGTTATAGTAATGGGGCAGGTCAAAAGAATATAAAGCTTACTATGCTCAAATAATCTGACAATATAAATTAAGCCTAAACCATTATTCATCTCAATTGTCAAGAGTGCTTTTAAGGTACCACCTCTATACTGTCACGAAAACAAAAGTTCCACTTTAATGTACCACTAGCACAATGTATATGAATATCAACATGACAATCCACAAAATGAGTACCATCCAAGTCAATATGCATAAAGTTGATCTGCATTTCGAATATTCAATAGCAGAGAAAGATATTTTAAGTAGAAAAAAGAAAGGCAAGTTTCTACAACCATGCCAAACATAAGCAATGCACAACCACTCAAGAACCAGAAGCTctataaataacaaaaatcatCTATGAAAATGTACACAATATAATGgacatcatattattattatctcaGAAGTCAGGATGTTAAAAGTATAGAATAAGGATTTTTCTACATTACTTGTTCCATACCAAGAATAGAATGAAATACTTGTAATTTAGAGCACCGACACAGTTGACTACCCAGATACAATGGTGGTCCATCTTCAGCACACAACGCCCACCTGGTATCAATCAGACAACAGAAGGAACAAACTTATATTCACTAGCTTCAATGTGGAAATACAAAAACAGAAACTTTCACATGTCAAAACTCACAAACAGAGCAATGATGGCATCGAGCTGGCTTAGGCTGACTACACTTCCGGCAGTACCGGATCAGCTGGTTTGAAGGATCAGATTGCAAATTACTTAATTCTACCCCATTTAATGGGTCAGCCTCTCCTCTCTCTTCATCAACTGCAGGCCTCCAGTTAGGCGGTACAATACCCGGATCCGTAAACACAACAGCAAAGTAACTCCACAATAACATAACCAGCTGCATAATCACACAATGAAACTTCAGAACTATCACCACCATTCAGTCCACACAGTAAAAGACACAAGTAAACAACAAATGATTAGCCTCTTAATTAATTATTCCAATTATTCAGAGGAACTGCACTCCTGAATTTGCTAAAAAGGCCAAAGAGTAAGAGTTCCCAATTTAGGGAAAAAATTCCAACTACTTCAAACTCCCTAGTAAACTCAAGCatttcaaaattcacaattcaGAATCATAATCAAAACAATTTAAGTGACAAGCTAAATTTCAACTGATACACAACACAATTCAAATCGAATTCAATAATCAAATGCCTAATATGTTAAACCacagaataaaaaaatcaatgtcAATTAGTTTTTCTAGCATACCAAAGAATGAAACAAGATCAACACAGcgagggaagaagaaagagaagcaaTGCCACCGGAATTATACAAAGCAGGTCCAAAATTAGTCAACACAACCGCATAATAGGAAACACCAacgaccccaaggaccaagaggaTCATGACAGAGCCAAGTCCACGCAGAGAAGTGCAGAACTTGAACACGTTCCAAGCCATGAAAGCACCAGATCTAtgcatattttgaattttttttttttttttgaacagaAGAACCCTACACTACACTTCAATTCAGCTAAAAAAAAGTACTTTGCGGATCAGAGAAGCATAACGGCGACGCAGCGGGGGGGCAAGAGGACCGGTGGTTTCGTCAGAGGAAGGGAAGAAACACACGCGGTACGCGAGTTTTTGCTTGCGCTGTgtatcttctcttctctcttgtgTGGGTTAAAGGGTTCGGGAAAATTAACTACTAACTAAGGCTTCGGTTTTGATGGTCCCAAAATATGTGGATCATTAAATcatgtaataaaataaatattatttaattatttaattttataaattaaataattaaataatatattttatattttatttaattttaaattttattttatattttataaattattattttattattcattttattttatttaaaattttaaaaattggttCGAACCGATCAGTTGAACCTATTAAATTGTAAACCGCTGCTAAATACAATTCagacaaaagaaaaagccaaCCGATTTGAAAATCGACGTTGGACTGTTGAACCGGCCAAGAATCGATCGGTCGAACTGAACTGTGATCCAGTCGGTTTTTGAATTTTAACAAAAATGGCTGCATTTCGTCGTGCAAGGATGGACAACCCTAAATTCCCTAACCCCTCTTCCCTCTACTCTCCAACTTCCACAACGCGAAGCAGCAGTCCAGACTCCAGTCCCAATTTGTTTCATCGAAACCGTCGACACAAGTTCGTCTAGCCACCACCACCGTCCCAACTTCGAGCTTCGAAGTCACCGGCGCGACGTCCGTCTAGCCACCACCATTTGAGCTTCAAAAATCGAAGCCATCGTCGCCGGTCTTGCCTCCTGCCTCCATCGCCAGTCTCACCTCCTGCCTCCGTCGCACACCACTTTCCGTCGGTGCTAGCTTTGTTCCACACCACCGCGTCGGCCACTGTCTTCCCAGCCACTTCCACACCACCGCCAGCTCTGCTCTGTTCCAGCCTTCCAGGATCCAGCTTCTAGCTCtaggtattaatttttttttttgtaataatagtTGTCGAATAATTGATTAAGAGTGAACTACCAACTCGACTCCTATCCATTTTTCAGAATGACAACGCGACCCCTCAAGATAAAAACGATCCACTTTGGTCCCTATCCTCTACTTCCGTAACACAACGCGGTCTCTGTGGGTGTTTTTCTGTCAACTTTAAACAGAAAACGGTGACGTATCAGGTTCAGAAATGGACAGGGGCCTAATTATCTCAAAATTCAATTTGATTAggggtttatttgtctttattcttTAAatgatatctttttcaatttatttttgtattcattatattaatattttttttaataaattattgaatatataatataataagtagaaactaattaataaattattcaaatttaaaaatatcatttattatgaaactaaataaataattctcaaatataattttaatatataaataataaataattctcaaatataattttaatatataaataataaatattaaaatacggttaatacattaataataatatcccTATGAaatactattagtattatgatatagataattttcacaataaaactaaaactaataaaCACACTATTTGATatgtagtaattttttttttagtaataacaaatttaattttttctctctttaaactaaattaataattttatttgatatcTTTGCACTAAAATATATTATGAGTAGAtactaatactaaataaaataaaacataatatatatatatatatatatatatatatatatatatatatatatatatatatatatatatatatatatgttatgaaGACCAATTATAAACTTAACAAACTCTAagtatcaataatattattaatctattaataataCATATTCTCATAAGGTACAGATCAATGAAGATTTATCAATATATGAATAATGTGGATTAACTAAAATTTTATGTAtactaaaattcaattaaatttacatatattttactcaaaatattattaatagattaataatattattgatgctttgactttgttgagtttataaatggtctccataatatatatatatatatatatatatatatatatatatatatatatatatatatatattatgatttatttcatttagtattagtagcctattcatagtgtattttagtgcaaagatatcaaatagaattattaatttagtttaaagagataaaaaaaattaaatttgttattactcaaaatttttttactatatatcaaataatgtgttcattagtttttattttattaaaaaaattatctagatcataatactaatagtatatcataaggttattattattaatgtattaaccaaattttaatatttattatttatatatatttaaaaattatatttgagaattatttatttagtttcataataaatgatattttttaaatttgaataatttattaattagtttgtatttattataccataattattcaataatttattgaaaaaagaatattaatataatgaataaaaaatactgtAGCTATTTATTGTAAGAGAGATGGGCAATCCAAGGACAATTCTCACCCTTGCAGCCAACTCTAACCTTTTTCCTATCATTTTTAATCCAGACCAACTCCCTCCCCTCAGCAATAAATGAATCATTCACAACCTCCTTGAACCTTTTTATTGTAGGAAATCTTGTGCCAAGCTCAAATCTGCCTTCTCCGAAGCCATACTATTCATCAAACTCTGGCCAGTGTGGTTTGTTCCCTTCATCCTCCAATGAGACAGGGGTATGCAGCTCCTCAGATTCATACTCGAACATAATGTCCTCATCCTTTATGTCTAGATCGCTGACATACTCTGCAATGGCTGGCCTCATGTTGGGCTCCCTAGCAAGCCTAACTCTATTGGGCTGTCTTCCTGACCCATTTGTGCTGGGCTGTTTAATAGGCCCAGTGAACCTTGAGGAACCTTCTCCAAATGAACCCACCCTTCTTACTTTAAATCTATACCTTTTAGACTCATGTGTTGCTTgttttttttgcttttccttgGGTTCAACCCCTTTCCTCAACGATGGAGATACTTGTTTCCTCTTCCCTTTGGCAGCTCTAGCCCTTTTGCTCTCATCATCTTCACTACTCTCATTCTCACTTTCATAACCAGCAGGTGGTGGTTTATACAGCTCATCTTCCTCACTGCCATCGCTTATCATTATCAGTAGATGAGTCATCCAACTTTTCCAAATCATTTGGATCGACTTCTTCCTCAACCTCATCATTTTTCTTACAATCACCATCTGCGATCTGAGGTTGATCAACAGGAtggtaaaaaaaatgtaaaactcATCCGTGTCTTTGTTCCTCAACTTTGCTTGTCGCATTTGGTTGATCCCTCCATCCCTCCTTAGTACATGCAACCTTGACTTTATATCTTTGCTTTTTGGATCATACCAGTAAGCCTCCTTATACGATTGATATCCCAGTCCTTTGAACATCATGAACAGATCTCTAAAATTGGCAAAATCCAAGTCCATCGACAAAAACCTCTAAACTTGACCATGCAGATAGACTGACTCACATGTAGGTGTCCTTAAAAAGTAGCCCCCATGATGGAACACAGGAACACCGAATACATCAACTATCTGTAACATTTTTCAATACACAACATAACACAAAACTAACCCTTATTATCAAAATCTCCAAAACCTCACTAAATAATACCCGACAAATGACTAACCCCACAACTAATCAGCTACTACACTCACTTATAGTCCATATAAATCTCATCCTACGACATTGATAACAAATTTGAACAACAATGTATTTACCACTCTCCACGGCGGACGCAGATTGAACCACGAAGCTTCAATAGAACTACTTCACGAAACAACAAC harbors:
- the LOC112743911 gene encoding probable protein S-acyltransferase 14, yielding MHRSGAFMAWNVFKFCTSLRGLGSVMILLVLGVVGVSYYAVVLTNFGPALYNSGGIASLSSSLAVLILFHSLLVMLLWSYFAVVFTDPGIVPPNWRPAVDEERGEADPLNGVELSNLQSDPSNQLIRYCRKCSQPKPARCHHCSVCGRCVLKMDHHCIWVVNCVGALNYKYFILFLFYTFLETTLVTISLLPYFIAFFTDEEIPGTPGTLATTFLTFVLNLAFSLSVFGFLIMHLSLVAANTTTIEAYEKKTTPKWRYDLGTRKNFEQVFGTDKRYWFIPAYAEEDIRRMPALQGLEYPLRPDFDSQDC